The window TTGCGACGGCAAGTGCTATACGGGCGCCATGTCGCCCGGCGATGGGCTGGCCCACAAAGCATGCGCCAATCTTTGCATTACGTCCGGTGCGCCGCCGGTATTCGTGAGCACCGGTTCGGTCGAGGGGACAGAATTTTTTCTCATGGCCGATCCGGACGGCGGACCGCTGCCCGATCGTTTTCGTGATCTGACCGCCGTGCTGGTGGAACTCGAAGGCGAGGTGGAACGCTTGGACGATCTCCTTATTTTCAAAGTCGACCTAGCGCAAGCGAAGGTGTTTTGACGATGCCGCGCATCGCCTGGATGGCGCTTGGCATCGTCGCGACAGCAGCGTTTGGCTATGCTTCCTATTGGGTGTGGTTGGAGGTGCAAGTACAGATTCGCGGCACGTTCATCTCCAGCTTCGGAATTTTTGCCGCCGTCATCGCGGCATTTATATTCCTGAGTCTCATTCAGTTTGCCATCGATTTTGCCGGTCGTATCGCCACCCGGCTGGGCAAATCGCCGCCAGAAAATTCGCCGAACTGATTATCCGCCGTTGCCATAGACGGTGAGAAGAGCGCCACGCGTTACGTTGTTTTCAGGTGATGCCAGAAACGCAATGGCGTTGGCGATATCCGCGACCTTCGGCCAACTCGCATGATCGGCATCTGGCATCGCTTCACGGTTGACCCGGGTGTCCATGATCGATGGCACCACGCCATTGACCCAAATATTCTCAGCCGCCAGTTCTTCGGCTAAGCTTTCAGTCAGCACCGCAACTGCGGCCTTGCTCGCAGCGTACGCAATCATGCCGGCGCCGGATCGTGGCTCCAAGGCCGGGCGGGCAAGCACGTTGACGATGCGTCCGCCCACCGGGCCGTCCGGGGCAACGCTTCTGGCGCGTATCTTTGCCGCCGCTTCCCGGCAACATAGAAAGCAGGTCACGGCATTCATGTTGATCTGTTCCAGGAAGTCGCTCTTGGAGGTCTCGCTGAACGGCGCCATGGCAAATCCGCCGGCGGTATGGATGGAAGCGAAAATATCGGGCAGGCTGGCGTAGAACGCTTGCACACTATCTTCGTCGGTCAGATCTATGCCGCCATGAAATTCCACGCGGGGGTTGTCGCTTTCTCGATCACTTCGGCTCGGTATATGGCAGACCGCCCCGGCCTCCGTTAATTGTCCAACTACCGCGGAGCCAAGCGCGCCGGCACCTCCCGTGACGACGACGTGCAACCCATCAAAATTCATTCACCCATGCTCCCCCGTTTGGCGGTTCGCTACTTAGTGTGCGCGCTCGCGGAGCGTCAACACCGCGCCCAGCACCACGATACCGAACACGATATCGCGCCACGCAATCGGTATATTAGTGCCGGTGACCAGCGTGGCCACTGCCGTCAGCAGCAAGGCGCCGCCCAGAATACCGACATAGTGCCCGCGGCCGCCGGTTGCCAAGGTGCCGCCGACAAGAACGACGGCGATCGAAGGAAGCAGGAACGGCAGGCCCATATTGAGAAACGAGACGGTGCTGAACCCGGTCATCATCACGCCGGCCAGAGCTGAGCAAAAGCCGCTCAGGGCGTAGACGCCGATGGTCGTGCGGTCGACGCGCACGCCCGAAAGCAGGGAGACGCGCGAGGAATTGCCAAGGGCGAAGATACGCCGCCCGAAGGTGGTTCGGTGTATGACGATAATGGAAATCGCGACAAACACAATCAGCAGCCAAACCGACGGCGCGAACCCGAGAAACCGACCGGTGAACAGCCAGACCAGAACTGGTGGCGAGCGACCGGTGGGAATGCCCCCGGTGTAGAGCAGCCCAAGGCCCTGCATGACGCCGTTGGTTGCCAGGGTGACGACGATCGCCGGCATACCGAAAAGCACGATGCCGAGCCCGTTCACGATGCCTATTCCGATGCCGACGGCGAGCACAACCGGGATGGCCCAATAGGCCGGCCCGTCCATGCCGTTTGACAATGCCGCCAGCATGACTCCAGTAAAAGCCATGGTGTGCGGTACTGAAAGATCGAGCCCGCCCGTCATCACCACCGCACCCTGTCCCAGCCCAAGCACGGCGAAGAATAAAGCTAGCGTAAACAGTGAATTGAAATAATGCGTGCTCCAGGCCGAGCCGCCGATCAAAACGAGCACCAGCACGTAAGCGACCAAAAGAAGCACCCAGGCCGGGATAATCAGACGCAAGGTCTCCCAGTTTTTTACGCGCCATTGACGGAGCGTCGAACCGGTCAGCTCGTCGCTCACGCGCGGTTTCCAGGTCGTTCGCAATTTGCCTCGCTGGGCTTCGGGGCGATCGAGAAATTGCGGCAATGTGCGATTACTGAGACCGGTGATGTTGAGCTTGAGAATTTGCCAATGCCCGGAGAGCGGTGAATCCTTGCCCAGGGTCGCCCCGGCCACTGCCAGTAGCAAAATAATACCCTCTACGATTGGCGTGAAATGCGAAGAAATGTTCAGCACCAACATCACGTTGGAGATCAGCATCAGGGTCAGCGCAGCGAACACCGTGCCGACACAGCCGCCTTGCCCGCCGCCGATGCGGGTGCCGCCGAGGATGGTCGCGGAGAAGATCAGCAACAACAGGCCGCTGCCGACCAGCGGGTCGCCGGACAAGGTTTGTGCACTCAGGAACACGCCGCCGGCGCCATAAAACCCACCGGCCAAAACATAGCCGAAAAATTTTGTCCGGGTGACGGAGATGCCGTTTGAGAATGCGGCATCCTCGTTGCTGCCGACAGCGTAGAGCGCAGTGCCGAATCGCGATCGCTTGATCAGCGCCCAGACGAGCAGCGCAATAAGGAGGACCACGAGTGACGCCGGAATGACTTCGTAAATTAGGTCTCCCGTCAGCATCTGAGTGATGCCGTAGGGGACCATGCCGCCGGGATCAGGCATGATCAGCAGGTTAAGGCCGAGGATGATGAACATCGTGGCCAGGGTCACCACCACCGGCTGGAGACGCATGAAAGCGATGAAGAAGCCATTGAAGGCGCCGACCGCAGCGCCCATGCCGAGGCCCGCCACGCACATCAGGATTTGGCTGTGCGCCGTATCGCGGGTGTAGAGCGCGATCATGACATTCACCAGTGCCATGGTCGCACCGCATGACAAATCAAAGCCGCGAATGAGGAAGACAATGGTCTGTCCCATGGCCGCGAGCGCGAGCGGCCCTGCATTGGCAAACAGGAAGCTGATTTCGAAATAGCTGACCGGGCCCGGCGAGATGAAGTCGAGATAAACAAAAATAGCGATAAAGGCGCCGACGGCGACGAACAAGCGCTGCTGGCGCGCCAGGCCGCGGCGCCAAGTTAGCGGCACGGAGGAGAGGATAGAGGTGCTGCTCACTGGCTTGTCGCTCCTGGGGTGGCTCTGTGTTCCGCCGCGCTCGGTTCCGCCTCTTGGCTACCCAGTGCGTAGGTCATGATGTTCTCCTCGGAAAGTTCATCGCCAAGGAGTTCTTTGACCACGCGGCCGCGATACATCACCAAAATCCGGTCGCACACATTCACCAGCTCGGGAATTTCCGTCGAGTAAAACAAGATCGCGTTGCCCTCTTTCGCCAATTCGCGGATGAGAACATATATTTCGTGCTTGGTTCCGATATCGACGCCGCGCGTGGGATCGAACATCAGCAGCACCTTGCTGCGCGCCAGCAACCATTTGGCGATGGCGATTTTCTGCTGATTGCCGCCGCTAAACGATGAAACGCTTTTGTAAAGCGCGCGCGGATGAACGTTTAGGCGCGCAAGCACCTCGTCCACTGCCGCCGCTTCCGCTTCTTTGACGATCCAGCCGAACTGGGCGAGCCTCTCGATGACCGGAATGGAAACATTGGCAGCACCCGAAAGGGTAAGAAAGAGGCCCTCTGTTTTGCGGTCCTCTGGCACCATGCTGATGCCGATGCCGGCGCGCACGGCGTCGGCTGGTGTGGCCAGGGTGACGGCCTTGCCATCCAGCTCCACGCTGCCTTCGCGAAGGCCCCTAACGCCGAACAGAGCTTCGAATAATTCGAGCTGCCCCATGCCTTGGAGGGCGGCGATACCGAGAACTTCTCCCGGCCATAATTGCAGGGAGGCGTCAACCAAATGCCTGCCGGTGGAAAGAGAATTTCCGGCGAGCGCAGGCGCCTGCGCATCGCTCAGCCGGTAATCCTCTTTGACGGGATATATCGCGCCGAGCGAGCGGCCGATCACCAGGCGTACCACCTCAGCGTCGGAAATCTCGTTCACCTCGAACGATCCGGCATGCTGGCCGTTGCGCAAGACCGTAAGGCCGCTGCAAAAGCGCCGCACCTCGGCCATGCGGTGGGTAATAAAGACCAAAGTGACGCCGTCGCCGCTCAATTTTTCAATCAATCCGCCGAGCCAATCGACGTCGGAAACCGAGAGCGTCGACGTCGGCTCATCGAGGAGGAGGACGCGTGGCTTTCTCGATACCGCCTTGGCAATTTCTATTTTTTGCCGCGTCGAGAGGTCGAGCTCGCTCACCAAGGCGCCGGGATCGATGTTCTCTAGATTCAAATCGGCAAAATGTTGAGCCACTAATTGCCGGCTCTTGCGGCGGTCGATCTGGCCCAATATCGGCGCCGGTTCGTAGGGCAGCAGCATATTTTGCGTGACCGTCAAATCGTCGACCAGGGTCATTTCCTGGAACGCAGTGTGAATGCCGAAGCGGTGCGCCCGGGCCGGGCGGCCGAGGGCAGCGGTTTTGCCGAACACGCTCACGCTGCCGGAATCCTGGCGGATCAAGCCGCTTAAGATTTTAACGAGTGTCGATTTTCCCGCGCCGTTTTCACCGATTAAGGCGCGAACTTCGCCCTGGGGAACGGAAAATGAGACATCGTCCAGCGCCACCGTCGCATCGAAGCGCTTGGAGAGGCCCTCGACTTCAATTGCGGGCAAAGATTCATTCATGTTTTGAGGCGCACGAAGAGACTGGCAGACGGCCGAACCTTGGCCGCCCGCCAGTGTCATCTAACGTGAGGTGAGCCTATTCGTACGCGTCGGGCACACCGTGCATCGCCGCTTTGAAGCCCATTTCCGGCACCTGCGGTGACCAGAAATCAATCGCGTAATCAGGCGGTACCGTGCCTGGGGGAATGGTGTTGCAGCCGGCCGCGAATTCTGCCGCCGAGCCGGTTTCGCACAGAGCCACATTGGCCTCAGTCACTTCGACGCCGGTATAATAGATCAAATGATCCACCTTCTCGCCGTCGAGCACCTGCATGGCCACGCGGAACGTATATCCCACGGCCCACAGCCCCGAGCCGATGGACTGGCCCTTTTTGCCGAGCGCGCCTTCGATGCCGGATGAGACAGGCAACATTTGCAGGCGGTTGCCGTTGGCCGATTCGCCGGCGCACGGAATGATCGGGTGCTCGGGCCACCAGCCATCTTCGACCTGCATCTGCGAAACCGTATAGCAGCCGGTTTGCACGACGATGCCGTCGATCTCGTCCCAACCATGGGTGGCCAGCAATTCACGCATTTTGAGGCGCGCCGCCGAGTGGCTCCAAAAACCGACCAATTCAGCCAACATGTTGACGCCCGGATTGCGAGCAATCTCTTCCTTGACGCCCTGATGATGCTCTTCGCTGTAGGAAACGCCGGGGACGCCGGTAATGGCGACGATGTTGCCCTTGCCGCCCATTGCGTCGACGACGAATTTGGTGCGCTGAGCGCCAAGCTTCACGCCATCAACCTTTACCACATAGGCGCAAGGCTCAGTGACGCCGTTGATCACGACGATGGTCACACCCTTCTTGCAGGCATTCTTAATGACGCCGTTAAGTGCGGTCGGCGAAATCGGGAAAGCGAGGATCGCGTCCGCGCCGGCTTGAATCATGGCGTTCATCTGTTGAATTTGGCGCGCTGCATTGGCGCCGGCGGCTTGTACACGAAGCTCGACCCGGTCAGCGTATTCCGGCAAAAGAGCCATCGCGGTGATCAGATTTTTTGCCTCCGTCTGCCAGGCGTTGCCGACATAACTCATGCTGTAATAGACCAAGAACTTGCCGTCAGCGGTTTTAGCCGATGCCGATTTAGGCGTCACGCCCCACGCGATCGCTACACCGAGAACAGTGAGCAAAGCGTATCGCGCGAATAATCTAGCCGAAAATTTTCTCATGGCGTTGATCTCCCTCGTTGCGATGTGTCCCCGGCTGATTTGATATGGCCGGAGCTCGTTGATCTTGAGAATGAGTTTGGCGCGTGTCGTCAATACAAGTCAATCGATCGCTAACAAGAAAAACGAGGTATTCCGCGACATTCCAGCAATCTTAATATGGTTGTTGCCGCCTCGCCCCAGCGACCACCGGTCGCCATGGTAGAAAAACGCGACGAATATTTGCTTCAAAGCAGAGCTCAGGAAAGAAAGCCATAAAACGCCCGGCGATTTATCTGACCCCATATGGCGGCGTTTAAGCGCCGGCCTTCGTCGACATGCGGTAGGGCCAGGACATCGCGTCGTAGGTTCGCTTCGTCACTCTTGTGCGCAAGGCGCTCTCTTCATCGGATAAAACCGGCGGCCTCTCTCCTTCCAAATCGCGCGTAGGCGCCGGCTATGCCTCTTGCGCGGCGATAGTTTCCATCTCGATTAGCCAATCAGGATGAGCGAGGCCGGCAACGATGAACAACGTCGAAGCAGCAGGGTGATTGCCGAGGTAGGAATCGCGAATGTCCCGCATCGCGGTGAGATGGCCGCGATCCGTCAGCAGCGTGTTCACTTTGACGATGTCTTTGACCCCCATGCCGGCTGCTTCCAGCACAGCCAGGGTGTTTTGCCAGACGCGGTGAAGTTGCGCTTCGAGACCTTCAGCGATTGTGCCATCCGCATTGGTCCCGACCTGGCCTGAAATATGCAGCCAGCGCGCATTGGGGCCGGCCTCGGCGCCGTGACTGTAACGCGAAGCGGGAGCAGCGATAGAAGTTGGCGTGTGTAGTTTGATCATGTTGCTCTCTTTTCTTCCAGTTGAGTTTTCTATGCGCCGAGGCGGGAAATACTCGGGATAATCTCCTGCGCCAGCCGCCTTTTGGATTCGCGCCAGCCCACCATATCGTCGAGATGGTCATAGGAGATGACGAGTAATTGTCCGAAACCGCCAGAAGATTCGACGATGTCGGCGATCTTGCGCTCGACCGTCGCCGGACTGCCGATACACATATTATGCTCCATCATATATTCGAGCGTGACGTCCGAATCCGCCACGTCCGGGTGATGTTTGCAAGTATCGAGCATGCCAATGCGCTTCAGGACCGGTAGCCAAAAATTACGGTATTGGTCACCGATCTGTCCGTTCAGCACCTTGTCGCGCGCTTCGGCATCGCTGTCGGCGACGTAGACATCGCGGCCGATGCGCCAAATATCGCGCCCTGCCTCGCGCTCCGCCTCGGCCGCGCCTTTCTCGACCGACTGCCAATGACCGCTCAGATAATTGTTGCCGAAACTGAGGCTGAGCGGGATGTAGCCGTTGCGCCCGGCGAGCTCCAATGTCGGTGAACCGGCGCTGAAACCGGCGATGGCCAGTTGCGGATAGGGCTTGGTAAACGGCTTGATGTGGAATTTGTAGAGGTCACCGGGATCGTCCGCCGGGCGTTTGCCGCGCCAATATTTACCTTCATATTCGAATGCGCTGTCGCTCTGCCAAAGGCGGATCATGATATCCAGCGATTCTTCCGTCATCTCGCGGTTCTCGCCGCTGAAACCATCGATATTGAAGAGCCCCCAATCGGTCGGAATGGAGCCCGAGCCAATGCCGATGTAACAGCGCCCTTGCGAGATATGATCGAGCCAGGCGATGCGGTGGGCAAGCTCTGCCGGATGATGGTAAGGCAGCATATAGCCGCCCGGCGAGACGCGGATATTCTTGGTTCTGATCAGCGCCTGAGCGACCAGCAGGTCGGGCGCCGGATTGGGCTCGCGCGGTACGGTGTAGTGGCAGCCAATCCAGGCTTCCTCGAAACCAATTTGATCGTAAAACTCGATGGTGTCGAGATTGTGGTAATGCCCCTCCGCGAAATCCCGTTCCGGCGGGTGATTGGGCATTAGAAATGCGCCGACTTTCATAGGATTGATCTCCCGGGATTGGTGATTTTATTTGTCCTTGCCGGGGCGAAACGGGCATCGCGCGAATGTGGTGCCGCCTAGGTGACTCGAACACCTGACCCCCGCATTACGAATGCGATGCTCTACCAACTGAGCTAAGGCGGCGCCACGACGGGCACGCTACCCCCGCCGCGAGATGGCGTCAATTGTGTGCTCGGGTGTGCGCTCAGGCGGGTTCGGCGGCCTGTCCGTTCTTTGCTGCTGCAGGAGCGTTTCCGGTGTTGTCGGTCGCGGTGGCTGCACCCGTTGCCTCTGCAGATGCCCGTGCGGCGCCGGCTTCTAGCGCGGCCGGCCGGGCCGCAGGCTGGCGCCACGCCATGCGGTCGAGGGCGCCGCACGATCCGCAAGCGAGCGACCAATCGCTGCCCGGCACGCCGCAGTCGGTGCACACCCAGAGTGGGTCGGGGCGCGCATCGCTCGCCGCCAACAACCAGCGCCGGGCGGCCTCCTTGTCGTCATGCTCGGCTTCCTCCAAATGTGCCAAGCGGCGGTACACGCCGGCGCTCGGGCGTTCATCAAGCACCGCCTGCAGATGGCTTCGCGCCGAGCCCCAAAGTTTCGCTTCGAGCGCGCCCGAGGCGAGCAAAAGATGGCTCTCGGGATGTCCGGGATTGCGTGTGGCCAGTTTTTCGAAATGTTTGGCCCGCGTCAGCGCATCGGCGGCGCTGTGAATCTCGTTAAAATATTGCGCCAGCGCCGGATGCGGCGTGTTCGACCAGGCTTGAGTGATCATGCGCTCCGCTTGCGGGCGCCGGCCGAGCGCCAGATATTGGCCGGTAGCGAAAATGATCGCCGGAATAAATTGTGGCGCCGCGGCAGAGGCCCGTTCCGCCAGTTTGGCCGCCTCGCGCCCGTCGCCCGCATCGCGCGCCGCACGCGCTTGTTCGAGCAGCAGGCCCGCTTCGCGGTGCTGCCCGGCCTCGGCTTCTATTGCTTTTTGGCGGAGCGCCACGCGCAACGTGCCGAGCGCGTCCGACCAGCGCCCGGCATGGCTTTGCAATTCCAACAGCGTCGTCAGAACCCAGGGCGTATGCGGGCGCAGCGCGAACGCCCGTTCGGCAAGAGACAGTGCCGCCTGATTGTCGCCCGCTTTGCTGGCTTGCACCAACAGTCCACGTAGGCCGAGAAACTCGGTTTCGGGCTGTTCCAGCATGGCTTCAAAATAGGCTTTGGCGAGATCATCCTCGCCCTCTAATTGTGCCGCCTGGGCTGATAGCAGCAGGGTGAGCGGCGGCTCGCCGAGTAAGAGATTGGCGCGCCGTGCGAGCCGTCGCGCGCCGCGTGGATCGCCGGCGGCGGCCGACACAAGTCCTTGTGTCAGGGCGAGATAGCCGCGCCGCTGACGCCGCAAGTGGCGCGCCCGCGCAATGGTGCGCGGCCCCACCCAGAGCCAGCGGGCGAGCTGGAACAGAAGCGCGCCGGACGCTGTGAATATAGCTGCGGCTGCCGCTAGCGCCGCCGGTG is drawn from Pseudomonadota bacterium and contains these coding sequences:
- a CDS encoding substrate-binding domain-containing protein, yielding MRKFSARLFARYALLTVLGVAIAWGVTPKSASAKTADGKFLVYYSMSYVGNAWQTEAKNLITAMALLPEYADRVELRVQAAGANAARQIQQMNAMIQAGADAILAFPISPTALNGVIKNACKKGVTIVVINGVTEPCAYVVKVDGVKLGAQRTKFVVDAMGGKGNIVAITGVPGVSYSEEHHQGVKEEIARNPGVNMLAELVGFWSHSAARLKMRELLATHGWDEIDGIVVQTGCYTVSQMQVEDGWWPEHPIIPCAGESANGNRLQMLPVSSGIEGALGKKGQSIGSGLWAVGYTFRVAMQVLDGEKVDHLIYYTGVEVTEANVALCETGSAAEFAAGCNTIPPGTVPPDYAIDFWSPQVPEMGFKAAMHGVPDAYE
- a CDS encoding LLM class flavin-dependent oxidoreductase; protein product: MKVGAFLMPNHPPERDFAEGHYHNLDTIEFYDQIGFEEAWIGCHYTVPREPNPAPDLLVAQALIRTKNIRVSPGGYMLPYHHPAELAHRIAWLDHISQGRCYIGIGSGSIPTDWGLFNIDGFSGENREMTEESLDIMIRLWQSDSAFEYEGKYWRGKRPADDPGDLYKFHIKPFTKPYPQLAIAGFSAGSPTLELAGRNGYIPLSLSFGNNYLSGHWQSVEKGAAEAEREAGRDIWRIGRDVYVADSDAEARDKVLNGQIGDQYRNFWLPVLKRIGMLDTCKHHPDVADSDVTLEYMMEHNMCIGSPATVERKIADIVESSGGFGQLLVISYDHLDDMVGWRESKRRLAQEIIPSISRLGA
- a CDS encoding sugar ABC transporter ATP-binding protein → MNESLPAIEVEGLSKRFDATVALDDVSFSVPQGEVRALIGENGAGKSTLVKILSGLIRQDSGSVSVFGKTAALGRPARAHRFGIHTAFQEMTLVDDLTVTQNMLLPYEPAPILGQIDRRKSRQLVAQHFADLNLENIDPGALVSELDLSTRQKIEIAKAVSRKPRVLLLDEPTSTLSVSDVDWLGGLIEKLSGDGVTLVFITHRMAEVRRFCSGLTVLRNGQHAGSFEVNEISDAEVVRLVIGRSLGAIYPVKEDYRLSDAQAPALAGNSLSTGRHLVDASLQLWPGEVLGIAALQGMGQLELFEALFGVRGLREGSVELDGKAVTLATPADAVRAGIGISMVPEDRKTEGLFLTLSGAANVSIPVIERLAQFGWIVKEAEAAAVDEVLARLNVHPRALYKSVSSFSGGNQQKIAIAKWLLARSKVLLMFDPTRGVDIGTKHEIYVLIRELAKEGNAILFYSTEIPELVNVCDRILVMYRGRVVKELLGDELSEENIMTYALGSQEAEPSAAEHRATPGATSQ
- a CDS encoding SDR family NAD(P)-dependent oxidoreductase, which translates into the protein MNFDGLHVVVTGGAGALGSAVVGQLTEAGAVCHIPSRSDRESDNPRVEFHGGIDLTDEDSVQAFYASLPDIFASIHTAGGFAMAPFSETSKSDFLEQINMNAVTCFLCCREAAAKIRARSVAPDGPVGGRIVNVLARPALEPRSGAGMIAYAASKAAVAVLTESLAEELAAENIWVNGVVPSIMDTRVNREAMPDADHASWPKVADIANAIAFLASPENNVTRGALLTVYGNGG
- a CDS encoding tetratricopeptide repeat protein is translated as MTRVVIFFLIVAALAVIAVWIADEPGRVAISWGDWLLETSPAALAAAAAIFTASGALLFQLARWLWVGPRTIARARHLRRQRRGYLALTQGLVSAAAGDPRGARRLARRANLLLGEPPLTLLLSAQAAQLEGEDDLAKAYFEAMLEQPETEFLGLRGLLVQASKAGDNQAALSLAERAFALRPHTPWVLTTLLELQSHAGRWSDALGTLRVALRQKAIEAEAGQHREAGLLLEQARAARDAGDGREAAKLAERASAAAPQFIPAIIFATGQYLALGRRPQAERMITQAWSNTPHPALAQYFNEIHSAADALTRAKHFEKLATRNPGHPESHLLLASGALEAKLWGSARSHLQAVLDERPSAGVYRRLAHLEEAEHDDKEAARRWLLAASDARPDPLWVCTDCGVPGSDWSLACGSCGALDRMAWRQPAARPAALEAGAARASAEATGAATATDNTGNAPAAAKNGQAAEPA
- a CDS encoding RidA family protein, yielding MIKLHTPTSIAAPASRYSHGAEAGPNARWLHISGQVGTNADGTIAEGLEAQLHRVWQNTLAVLEAAGMGVKDIVKVNTLLTDRGHLTAMRDIRDSYLGNHPAASTLFIVAGLAHPDWLIEMETIAAQEA
- a CDS encoding ABC transporter permease; this encodes MSSTSILSSVPLTWRRGLARQQRLFVAVGAFIAIFVYLDFISPGPVSYFEISFLFANAGPLALAAMGQTIVFLIRGFDLSCGATMALVNVMIALYTRDTAHSQILMCVAGLGMGAAVGAFNGFFIAFMRLQPVVVTLATMFIILGLNLLIMPDPGGMVPYGITQMLTGDLIYEVIPASLVVLLIALLVWALIKRSRFGTALYAVGSNEDAAFSNGISVTRTKFFGYVLAGGFYGAGGVFLSAQTLSGDPLVGSGLLLLIFSATILGGTRIGGGQGGCVGTVFAALTLMLISNVMLVLNISSHFTPIVEGIILLLAVAGATLGKDSPLSGHWQILKLNITGLSNRTLPQFLDRPEAQRGKLRTTWKPRVSDELTGSTLRQWRVKNWETLRLIIPAWVLLLVAYVLVLVLIGGSAWSTHYFNSLFTLALFFAVLGLGQGAVVMTGGLDLSVPHTMAFTGVMLAALSNGMDGPAYWAIPVVLAVGIGIGIVNGLGIVLFGMPAIVVTLATNGVMQGLGLLYTGGIPTGRSPPVLVWLFTGRFLGFAPSVWLLIVFVAISIIVIHRTTFGRRIFALGNSSRVSLLSGVRVDRTTIGVYALSGFCSALAGVMMTGFSTVSFLNMGLPFLLPSIAVVLVGGTLATGGRGHYVGILGGALLLTAVATLVTGTNIPIAWRDIVFGIVVLGAVLTLRERAH